Proteins from a genomic interval of Ictalurus furcatus strain D&B chromosome 2, Billie_1.0, whole genome shotgun sequence:
- the rest gene encoding RE1-silencing transcription factor, with product MASQTAFNLCTDDFVTSGDASLPEEPGTELPMPQPVMLANVALNTESPPEEDKQMAELINVGCCGYSDSEDENVVHYSFDDAAENVDEGTGMGENSVEKVLETTETMPTDLSKKSPETEPSAKPKQSSVAAPIAATEPAKKKKKPFYCKPCHFQAECEEEFVQHIRVHSAKKLIAEKAGSGNSDDESNQAQQKSAENCVKGVIRCERCGYNTNRYDHYVAHLRHHKNEGDEQRVFRCTICPYSTVSQYHWKKHLRNHFPSKLFTCNQCSYFSDRKNNYIQHIRTHTGERPFQCVYCDYSSSQKTHLTRHMRTHSGERPFKCDSCSYLAANQHEVTRHARQVHNGPKPLSCPYCQYKTADRSNFKKHVELHLNPRQFLCPVCKYAASKKCNLQYHIKSRHPGCSDISMDVSKVRLRVKKADGDDSNVGPINLSIKKSGKTNLDGESAKKPTSEPTKEKTCLKRVEKRAAPRNEGNETSSKKARIKETVPCVEKQDGKKDKEVKKAEKVAKSADRVTKSRTKKEEKAAKEKKDILTKNQDGSEEENRADLEKRQPNQRIEKETRAKEQKQREEEERRERKRQEYERLERAKKEKEQKHREEEERRVKEQQEKERLEQEMREKEQEERRERERVEKEMKEKSEEEERRKRERLEKEMRAKELKQQEEEEERRKSERVERELREKELKQKQEEEWRERERLEKESKLQKNDVQKREVENVKGSKKALTRKATKKQAGAVNCDVLEKPPNREEAKPKMVKCKKAESAPSPQADKTKRRKVKIANSQHTSISTSEEVKRSKGNGRQSRKTSKAAVGVEAAKALEHSSEPKKVQSSPVKVQISTEKVSCTSEELSITKNPSEEPSLEDEITSVKTTTEGKGTVEAQTSSDIDSGTDSPTLDLSKPPCSKSQDGEDDEGIHSHDSVSDISDCASEVSYDSGLNGKLPETPTEELPSPTQLLSHTCVFCDRTFPLEMDYRRHLNRHLVNVYYLDTATPGK from the exons ATGGCTTCCCAGACAGCGTTTAATCTCTGCACGGATGACTTTGTGACCTCTGGAGACGCTTCACTGCCAGAGGAACCTGGTACAGAGCTTCCCATGCCTCAACCTGTGATGCTGGCCAACGTGGccctaaacacagagtcaccaCCAGAGGAGGACAAGCAGATGGCAGAACTGATAAACGTCGGATGCTGTGGCTACTCAGACAGCGAGGACGAGAACGTGGTCCACTACAGCTTCGATGATGCGGCCGAAAATGTGGACGAAGGGACCGGGATGGGAGAAAACTCAGTAGAAAAAGTCCTCGAAACTACTGAGACGATGCCAACTGACCTTTCAAAGAAATCTCCTGAAACAGAACCTTCCGCAAAGCCTAAACAAAGTTCTGTTGCTGCGCCAATTGCAGCAACAGAACctgcaaagaaaaagaagaagccgTTCTACTGCAAGCCATGCCACTTTCAAGCTGAGTGTGAAGAGGaatttgtccagcacatccgtGTCCACAGTGCTAAAAAACTGATTGCAGAAAAGGCAGGAAGTGGAAATTCAGATGACGAATCAAATCAGGCACAGcaaaaatctgcagaaaactGTGTCAAGGGCGTGATCCGCTGTGAGCGCTGCGGCTATAACACTAACCGTTACGATCACTATGTCGCACACCTGAGGCACCACAAGAACGAAGGGGACGAGCAGAGAGTGTTCAGGTGTACCATTTGCCCATACTCCACTGTCAGCCAGTATCACTGGAAGAAGCACCTGAGGAACCATTTTCCCAGCAAGCTGTTCACATGCAACCAGTGCAGCTACTTCTCTGACAGGAAGAATAACTACATCCAGCACATTCGCACACACACTG GTGAGCGTCCTTTCCAATGTGTTTACTGTGACTATTCAAGCTCTCAGAAGACCCATCTCACGCGGCACATGAGAACACACTCTG GTGAGCGACCGTTCAAATGTGACAGCTGCAGCTATTTGGCAGCCAATCAACACGAGGTGACGCGTCATGCCAGGCAGGTGCATAACGGACCCAAACCACTCAGCTGTCCTTACTGCCAGTACAAAACAGCCGATCGCAGCAATTTCAAAAAGCATGTGGAGCTGCATCTCAATCCACGGCAGTTTCTTTGCCCCGTCTGCAAGTATGCTGCATCCAAGAAATGCAACCTGCAGTATCACATCAAGTCCAGGCACCCAGGATGCTCTGATATCTCCATGGACGTGTCCAAGGTCAGGCTGAGGGTGAAGAAAGCAGATGGGGATGATTCAAACGTAGGCCCCATCAACCTCTCTATTAAAAAGAGTGGAAAGACAAATTTGGATGGTGAGAGTGCCAAAAAACCCACATCCGAACCCACGAAAGAAAAAACGTGTTTGAAGAGAGTGGAGAAAAGAGCTGCGCCAAGAAATGAAGGAAACGAAACAAGCAGCAAGAAAGCGAGAATTAAAGAAACTGTCCCCTGTGTTGAGAAacaagatggaaagaaagacaagGAGGTGAAAAAAGCAGAGAAGGTTGCAAAATCTGCTGACAGAGTCACTAAAAGTCGCactaaaaaagaagaaaaggctgcaaaggaaaagaaagacataCTCACCAAAAATCAGGATGGTTCTGAAGAGGAAAACAGAGCAGATCTCGAGAAGAGGCAGCCGAATCAAAGGATTGAGAAAGAAACGAGAGCAAAGGAGCAGAAgcaaagagaggaggaggaaagacgagaaagaaagaggcagGAGTATGAAAGACTGGAGAGagcaaagaaagagaaagaacagaagcacagggaggaggaggagaggagagtaaAAGAGCAACAGGAGAAAGAAAGACTTGAGCAGGAAATGAGGGAGAAGGAGCaggaagaaaggagagaaagagagagggtggagaaagaaatgaaggagaaaagtgaggaggaggaacggagaaagagggagaggctggagaaagaaatgagagcaaAAGAGCtgaagcagcaggaggaggaagaggaaagaagaaaaagcgagagagtggagagagaatTGAGGGAGAAGGAGCTGAAGCAAAAGCAGGAGGAggaatggagagaaagagagaggctggaGAAGGAAAGCAAACTCCAGAAAAATGATGTACAGAAAAGAGAGGTGGAAAATGTTAAAGGTTCCAAAAAGGCACTAACCAGGAAAGCAACCAAGAAACAGGCAGGAGCAGTGAATTGTGATGTTCTGGAGAAGCCTCCGAATCGTGAGGAAGCCAAGCCGAAAATGGTGAAATGCAAAAAAGCAGAGAGTGCTCCCTCTCCTCAGGCAGATAAGACCAAACGCAGGAAGGTGAAGATTGCAAACAGTCAACACACAAGCATAAGCACATCTGAAGAGGTGAAGAGGTCAAAGGGCAATGGAAGGCAAAGCAGAAAGACAAGCAAGGCGGCGGTAGGTGTTGAGGCAGCAAAAGCTCTGGAACATTCCTCCGAACCTAAAAAAGTGCAGTCCAGCCCAGTAAAAGTTCAAATCTCAACAGAGAAAGTGTCTTGCACTTCTGAAGAGCTGAGCATAACCAAAAATCCATCAGAGGAGCCGTCTTTAGAAGATGAAATCACAAGCGTGAAGACCACCACTGAAGGAAAGGGCACTGTGGAAGCACAGACATCTTCAGATATTGATAGTGGGACAGATAGTCCAACACTGGACCTGTCCAAACCACCGTGTAGCAAATCTCAGGATGGTGAAGACGATGAGGGCATCCACAGCCATGACAGCGTTAGTGACATCAGCGACTGTGCCTCGGAGGTAAGTTACGACTCCGGGCTCAACGGGAAGCTTCCGGAAACACCGACTGAAGAGCTTCCGTCGCCCACACAGTTGCTCAGCCACACGTGCGTGTTCTGTGACCGCACTTTCCCGCTGGAGATGGACTACAGGCGGCATCTCAATCGCCACCTGGTTAACGTCTATTACCTGGACACTGCAACACCGGGGAAATAG